A genomic region of Solanum dulcamara chromosome 2, daSolDulc1.2, whole genome shotgun sequence contains the following coding sequences:
- the LOC129880102 gene encoding uncharacterized protein LOC129880102 isoform X2, whose amino-acid sequence MEDSDEEPPLALEINAAANSNQLTESSEIPPVGVTVITGYLGSGKSTLINYILKAQHGKKIAVILNEFGEELGVERAMINEGEEGDLVEEWVELANGCICCTVKHSLVQALEQLVQRKERLDHILLETTGLANPAPLASVLWLDDQLESDVRLDSIITVVDAKNLRYQLKPNPDSSSFPEAYLQIAFADVIILNKVDLISQDDFGAVLEELEKEIRDVNSLANIIHSVRCRVDLSKILNCQAYDPTHAAHLEALLKENESLTTKGLHDSEVRTLCICDAQQIDLDKVRIWLEELLWDKKYGMDVYRCKGILRVRNSDELHTLQGVREIYEIVPSRKWRNEEIQMNKIVFIGRFLNEEILLHSLRTCVVETD is encoded by the exons ATGGAGGATTCCGACGAAGAACCGCCGCTCGCCCTCGAAATCAACGCCGCCGCCAACTCTAATCAACTGACGGAAAGCTCAGAGATTCCTCCAGTCGGCGTCACCGTCATCACCGGCTATCTCGGTTCGGGAAAATCCACC ttgattaattatatattgaaaGCGCAACATGGGAAGAAAATAGCAGTGATACTTAATGAGTTCGGTGAGGAGTTAGGAGTTGAGAGAGCAATGATAAATGAAGGGGAAGAAGGTGATCTTGTGGAGGAATGGGTTGAGCTTGCAAATGGATGTATTTGCTGTACTGTGAAGCATAGTTTGGTTCAAGCATTGGAGCAGCTTGTTCAGAGAAAAGAGAG ACTTGATCATATATTGCTAGAGACGACTGGTTTGGCAAACCCTGCACCTCTTGCATCTGTGCTTTGGTTGGATGATCAGCTGGAATCAGATGTTAGGCTTGACTCCATTATTACT GTTGTTGATGCAAAGAACCTTCGGTATCAGCTAAAACCAAATCCCGATTCCTCTTCATTTCCTGAAGCTTATTTACAAATAGCATTTGCG GATGTTATCATTCTTAACAAGGTTGATCTTATTTCTCAAGATGACTTTGGGGCGGTGCTAGAGGAACTGGAGAAGGAAATACGTGATGTTAATTCCCTTGCTAATATTATTCATTCTGTCCGTTGCCGAGTTGATTTGTCAAAGATATTAAACTGCCAGGCATATGATCCTACT CATGCTGCTCATCTTGAGGCGTTGTTAAAGGAGAACGAATCTCTAACCACTAAAGGCCTTCATGACAGTGAAGTCAGAACATTGTGCATCTGTGACGCTCAGCAGATTGATCTTGATAAG GTTCGTATATGGCTTGAAGAGCTCCTTTGGGATAAAAAGTATGGCATGGATGTTTATCGTTGCAAGGGAATTTTAAGAGTCAGAAACTCGGATGAACTCCACACTTTGCAG GGTGTGAGAGAAATATATGAAATTGTTCCAAGTCGTAAATGGAGAAACGAAGAGATTCAGATGAACAAAATAGTATTCATAG GTCGGTTTCTGAATGAAGAGATCCTTTTGCACTCACTACGTACTTGTGTTGTTGAAACTGATTGA
- the LOC129880102 gene encoding uncharacterized protein LOC129880102 isoform X1 → MEDSDEEPPLALEINAAANSNQLTESSEIPPVGVTVITGYLGSGKSTLINYILKAQHGKKIAVILNEFGEELGVERAMINEGEEGDLVEEWVELANGCICCTVKHSLVQALEQLVQRKERLDHILLETTGLANPAPLASVLWLDDQLESDVRLDSIITVVDAKNLRYQLKPNPDSSSFPEAYLQIAFADVIILNKVDLISQDDFGAVLEELEKEIRDVNSLANIIHSVRCRVDLSKILNCQAYDPTHAAHLEALLKENESLTTKGLHDSEVRTLCICDAQQIDLDKVRIWLEELLWDKKYGMDVYRCKGILRVRNSDELHTLQVNQSKQLYLECWTSKSFSMGVREIYEIVPSRKWRNEEIQMNKIVFIGRFLNEEILLHSLRTCVVETD, encoded by the exons ATGGAGGATTCCGACGAAGAACCGCCGCTCGCCCTCGAAATCAACGCCGCCGCCAACTCTAATCAACTGACGGAAAGCTCAGAGATTCCTCCAGTCGGCGTCACCGTCATCACCGGCTATCTCGGTTCGGGAAAATCCACC ttgattaattatatattgaaaGCGCAACATGGGAAGAAAATAGCAGTGATACTTAATGAGTTCGGTGAGGAGTTAGGAGTTGAGAGAGCAATGATAAATGAAGGGGAAGAAGGTGATCTTGTGGAGGAATGGGTTGAGCTTGCAAATGGATGTATTTGCTGTACTGTGAAGCATAGTTTGGTTCAAGCATTGGAGCAGCTTGTTCAGAGAAAAGAGAG ACTTGATCATATATTGCTAGAGACGACTGGTTTGGCAAACCCTGCACCTCTTGCATCTGTGCTTTGGTTGGATGATCAGCTGGAATCAGATGTTAGGCTTGACTCCATTATTACT GTTGTTGATGCAAAGAACCTTCGGTATCAGCTAAAACCAAATCCCGATTCCTCTTCATTTCCTGAAGCTTATTTACAAATAGCATTTGCG GATGTTATCATTCTTAACAAGGTTGATCTTATTTCTCAAGATGACTTTGGGGCGGTGCTAGAGGAACTGGAGAAGGAAATACGTGATGTTAATTCCCTTGCTAATATTATTCATTCTGTCCGTTGCCGAGTTGATTTGTCAAAGATATTAAACTGCCAGGCATATGATCCTACT CATGCTGCTCATCTTGAGGCGTTGTTAAAGGAGAACGAATCTCTAACCACTAAAGGCCTTCATGACAGTGAAGTCAGAACATTGTGCATCTGTGACGCTCAGCAGATTGATCTTGATAAG GTTCGTATATGGCTTGAAGAGCTCCTTTGGGATAAAAAGTATGGCATGGATGTTTATCGTTGCAAGGGAATTTTAAGAGTCAGAAACTCGGATGAACTCCACACTTTGCAG GTCAACCAAAGCAAACAACTTTACTTGGAGTGTTGGACTTCCAAATCATTTTCCATG GGTGTGAGAGAAATATATGAAATTGTTCCAAGTCGTAAATGGAGAAACGAAGAGATTCAGATGAACAAAATAGTATTCATAG GTCGGTTTCTGAATGAAGAGATCCTTTTGCACTCACTACGTACTTGTGTTGTTGAAACTGATTGA
- the LOC129880103 gene encoding probable mitochondrial-processing peptidase subunit beta, mitochondrial, with protein MATRHLLSLTRRRTQITPFTVLPPCLTLSSRSSTSITNPSDSPSLPSPPPPDSMIYDRLAEQVKSKIKRLEDPNPRFLKYNSPHPTVADHTSILSAPETKVTTLPNGLRVATESNLSSQTATVGVWIDAGSRFETEENNGVAHFLEHMIFKGTEKRPIRVLEEEIENMGGHLNAYTSREQTTYFAKVLGSDVVKAVDILGDILQNSLLEEDKIVGERSVILREMEEVEKQAEEVIFDQLHTTAFQYTPLGRTILGPAQNIEKMTRAHIQDYISTHYGAHRMVISAAGAVKHEDVVEQVKKHFTKLSSNPITTSQLVAEEPAIFTGSEIRIIDDDLPLAQFAVAFSGASWTDPDSIALMVMQQMLGSWNKTSGGGKHMGSELVQRVAINELAESVMAFNTNYKDTGLFGVYAEAKPDCLSDLAYVIMNGICKLSYKVSDADVVRACNQLKSSLMLHIDGSGPTAEDIGRQLITYGRRIPYAELFSRIDSVNAGAIKRVANRFIFDRDVAISARGPIQDLPDYNWFRRRTYWLRY; from the exons ATGGCCACGCGCCACCTTCTCAGCCTCACGCGCCGCCGCACTCAAATCACTCCCTTCACCGTCCTCCCACCATGTCTTACCCTATCTTCCCGATCTTCCACCTCCATAACCAACCCCTCTGACTCTCCCTCCCTACCCTCCCCACCTCCCCCAGACTCCATGATCTACGATCGCTTAGCTGAACAAGTCAAATCGAAGATCAAACGTCTCGAAGACCCGAATCCGAGATTCCTCAAGTACAATTCCCCGCATCCTACTGTAGCAGATCACACTTCAATCCTATCAGCACCGGAGACGAAAGTCACTACTCTCCCTAATGGTCTTCGTGTTGCTACGGAATCGAATCTGTCTTCACAGACGGCTACTGTTGGAGTGTGGATCGATGCTGGATCGCGATTCGAAACGGAGGAGAATAATGGCGTTGCGCATTTCCTTGAGCATATGATATTTAAAGGAACTGAGAAGCGGCCAATTAGGGTATTGGAAGAGGAAATTGAGAATATGGGAGGACATTTGAATGCGTATACTTCTAGGGAGCAAACTACGTATTTCGCGAAGGTTTTGGGATCTGATGTGGTTAAGGCAGTTGATATTCTTGGGGATATTTTGCAGAATTCTCTGTTGGAGGAAGATAAGATAGTTGGGGAACGTAGTGTGATTCTTCGCGAAATGGAAGAG GTGGAAAAACAAGCCGAGGAAGTTATCTTTGACCAGTTACATACTACTGCATTCCAATACACTCCATTGGGTAGAACTATTCTTGGACCTGCTCAGAACATTGAGAAAATGACAAGAGCTCATATTCAAGATTACATTTCAACTCACTACGGTGCTCATAGAATG GTAATTTCTGCGGCTGGAGCTGTGAAGCATGAAGATGTCGTTGAGCAAGTTAAGAAACATTTTACAAAACTATCATCTAATCCTATTACCACTTCCCAATTGGTGGCAGAAGAGCCAGCAATATTTACAGGTTCAGAG ATACGTATCATTGATGATGATCTGCCTCTTGCGCAATTCGCTGTTGCATTTAGTGGAGCGTCATGGACAGACCCTGATTCCATAGCTTTGATGGTCATGCAACAAATGCTTGGATCATGGAACAAGACTTCAGGAGGAGGAAAGCACATGGG TTCAGAGCTTGTCCAGAGAGTGGCTATTAATGAGCTGGCTGAGAGTGTGATGGCTTTTAACACCAACTATAAAGATACAGGGCTGTTTGGTGTCTATGCTGAAGCCAAG CCTGATTGCTTGAGTGACTTAGCTTATGTCATCATGAATGGTATATGCAAGTTAAGTTACAAAGTGTCTGACGCTGATGTGGTTCGCGCATGTAATCAG CTGAAATCTTCTTTAATGCTCCACATTGATGGATCAGGCCCTACTGCTGAAGACATTGGACGGCAG TTAATCACATATGGCCGCAGAATTCCATATGCTGAGTTATTTTCCAGAATTGACAGTGTTAATGCTGGAGCTATCAAGCGAGTTGCAAATCGTTTTATTTTCGACAGG GATGTTGCAATATCAGCCAGGGGACCAATTCAAGATTTGCCTGATTACAACTGGTTCAGACGCAGGACATACTGGCTGCGGTACTAG
- the LOC129874710 gene encoding uncharacterized protein LOC129874710, which produces MEEDQDLKFVCKLCNKKFPCGKSLGGHIRSHVLANSTEFGENGEANLEKLQPKFDLGGHSGYELRENPKKTWRAVDSTYSPLPPQERVCQQCGKVFQSLKALCGHMACHSEKLVMDSHSDTETDAEEEEEQKLRTRSSKTKRYKRIVVKSSNDCLVNNNNISTVNYGSSSVSEIEEQDQEEDVAKCLMMLSRDSGNWNGVNSVVESSDNNSVVLETKSSSTDMRFGRKDRLKCVYNQNETPRIKRGEERNLKLSVLDVEAESESSDSGYFLDENTIVESDISVDGFHRNGNSKWITSQMSHAFWYDESGIDKGKGLNRTKKYPTELRKDLTAECEFDDYPIASYADKCEPRKRTKDSSYHPELGNKSFKKIKLGPKSPEGCKTIQKKKYQCLNCKKSFNSYQALGGHRPCHKKTNAYLEAINGTGESNVDANYDDKHRETFSCKKPASAAVKDLSYNPPEKKIKPKKSKGHECPFCDRVFKSGQALGGHKRSHFIVGNEQNMNRSSPVKKVDNLLDLNLPAPVDDEDDEHTHLVSW; this is translated from the coding sequence ATGGAAGAAGATCAAGATTTGAAGTTTGTGTGCAAGTTGTGTAACAAAAAGTTCCCTTGTGGTAAGTCATTAGGGGGCCACATTAGATCTCATGTACTTGCAAATTCAACTGAATTTGGGGAAAATGGTGAAGCCAATCTTGAAAAGTTGCAACCAAAATTTGATCTTGGTGGTCATTCTGGTTATGAACTAAGAGAGAATCCCAAGAAAACTTGGAGGGCTGTTGATTCAACTTATTCCCCTTTGCCTCCTCAAGAAAGAGTTTGTCAGCAATGTGGTAAAGTATTTCAGTCACTGAAAGCTTTGTGTGGTCATATGGCTTGTCATTCAGAGAAGTTAGTGATGGATAGTCATTCAGATACTGAAACTGATgcggaagaggaggaggagcaaAAGCTGAGGACTAGATCATCAAAGACTAAAAGGTATAAGAGAATTGTAGTTAAGTCTTCTAATGACTGTTtagtgaataataataatattagtacTGTTAATTATGGTTCATCATCTGTTTCTGAGATTGAAGAACAAGATCAAGAGGAAGATGTAGCCAAATGTTTGATGATGTTGTCTAGGGATTCAGGGAATTGGAATGGTGTTAATTCAGTCGTTGAGTCTTCTGATAATAATTCTGTTGTTTTGGAGACTAAATCATCCTCTACTGACATGAGATTTGGTAGAAAAGATAGGCTGAAATGTGTTTATAATCAAAATGAAACACCGCGAATCAAAAGAGGGGAAGAAAGGAACTTGAAACTTAGTGTTTTAGATGTTGAAGCTGAATCTGAGAGCTCTGATTCTGGATACTTCTTAGATGAAAATACGATAGTTGAATCGGATATATCTGTTGATGGATTCCATAGAAATGGGAATAGTAAATGGATCACCTCTCAAATGAGCCATGCTTTTTGGTATGATGAGTCTGGGATTGATAAGGGGAAGGGCTTAAACAGAACCAAGAAATATCCAACAGAGTTGAGGAAGGATTTAACCGCGGAATGTGAATTTGATGATTATCCAATAGCTTCATATGCGGATAAATGTGAACCAAGAAAGAGGACAAAGGATAGTTCTTATCATCCAGAATTAGGGAATAAGTCCTTTAAGAAGATAAAACTCGGTCCCAAAAGTCCTGAAGGATGCAAAACTATTCAAAAGAAGAAGTATCAGTGCTTGAACTGCAAGAAGAGTTTTAACTCTTATCAGGCTCTTGGTGGACATAGACCATGTCATAAAAAGACCAATGCCTATCTCGAGGCAATAAATGGAACTGGTGAAAGTAATGTCGATGCTAATTATGATGACAAGCATAGAGAGACATTTAGCTGTAAAAAACCGGCTTCTGCTGCTGTTAAAGATCTGTCTTACAATCCTCCTGAGAAAAAGATTAAGCCTAAGAAATCCAAAGGGCATGAATGCCCATTTTGTGACCGGGTTTTCAAGTCTGGTCAAGCTTTAGGTGGCCATAAAAGGTCTCATTTTATTGTTGGAAATGAGCAGAACATGAATCGATCTTCACCAGTCAAGAAAGTTGACAATTTACTTGATCTTAATCTTCCTGCTCCTGTTGATGATGAGGATGATGAGCATACACACCTTGTGTCTTGGTAG